AAGGTTGTAGCCGACGTCGCCCGCGCCCTGGCCGACGCCCACGAAAAAGGAATCGTCCACCGCGACATCAAGCCCGAAAACATCTTGGTGCTCGATGGAGAAGCACTCCTGGCCGAAGATCTCGCCGCAACCAGTGATCCGACGCAAACGCTGGTCCTCGAGCCAACGCAATTTCCCGAGCGGCTGAAGATCAAGCTTTCGGATTTCGGAATTGCGCGACAAGTAAACCAGTCGGAATCGCTCGCCGCCACCCAGGCTGGGGCCATTCTCGGCACTCCCTACTACATGGCCCCCGAGCAATGCCAGGGCAAAGGGGAGATTGTTCCGCCGACCGACATCTATGCCCTCGGCTGCACGCTCTTCGAACTCCTTGCCGGTCGGCCGCCGTTTCTCGCCGAAGATGCGATGAAAATCGCATCGATGCATTGCTTCGAAGCCCCCCCTGCACTGCGAAAAATCAACCCTGAAGTCAGCGAGCAGACACAGCGTTTGGTCGAGCGCTGCCTGGCAAAGAAACCAGCCGATCGCTTTGCTGATGCAGCTCATTTTCTCACGGAGCTCGATCAGCTTCGTGGAAGCGAATCGCGTAACTTTCAGCTGCATCCGGTGCTGCCACGACACGATCCGGGCCAGCTCTTCCGTGCAGACTTTAGCTGGGATTTGCAAAGCACCGCTGCAGAACTTTGGCCTCTGGTTTCTAACACCGAGCGGCTGAACCGAGCGATGGGTTTGCCCAGTGTGGTCTATCGCACCGAGCACGATCCGGAACGTGGCACACGGAAGTTCGGCAGCTTTCGCCTCGCTGGCATGACCATCAGCTGGGAAGAACATCCGTTTGAGTGGGTCGAAGGTCGTCGCATGGGGATCTTGCGCGAGTTCACCCAAGGCCCCTTCAAGTGGTTCCTCAGCACGGTCGAACTGACGCCACTTCCCGAAGGAGGAACACGACTCGATCATCGCATTCGGATCGAACCTCGCAACTTCATCGGATGGGCCGTGGCCAACATGGAAGTGAAATGGAAAGGGCAAGGGAATCTCGATCGTGTCTATCGGCGCATCGATCAAACGCTTCTCGACCGGCCCAGTGGACGCGATCTTGCCGACCCTTTTGAATCACCTCAGCCCCTTTCGAGGACTTCTCTTAAGCGACTCGAAGATCGCGCGCAACTACTCATCGCACGCGGGGTACGTCGCGAGGTAGCTGATCTGCTCGAGAAGTTCCTTCGTGAAGCGTCGGCCCAAGAGGTGGCGAAGATTCGGCCCCTTACGCTTGCTAACAGACTCGATCTCGACCCGAGTGAGCTCACCGAAGCCTTGCTGCACGCCGCCGCTGAGGGGCTAGTGACACTTCACTGGGATGTGCTGTGCCCCACGTGTCGCGTACCTAGTGATGCGTGTGACACGCTGCGCGAGATCGAAAAACATAATCGATGTGAAGCCTGCAATCTGAATTTCGAACTTGATCTGGCCAGCAGTGTCGAGCTGGTGTTCCGAGTCCATCCGGAAATTCGCGCAGCCGATACAGGGATGTACTGCATTGGTGGTCCCGAACACTCACCCCATGTGGCAGCGCAAGTTCGCCTCGAAGCTGGTGAACGGATGGAACTTCAGCTCGCTCTGGAGGAAGGTGAGTATCTGATTCGTACTCCCCAGATGCGGCAGCAAGTGAAGCTGCGCGTTCGCGCTGTCGGACCGGGACGCTCAGCGGTCGAGTTCTCTCCCACAATGGACGACCGCCGAGAACTTCAGCTACGCGCCGTAAATCAGCTTCTGGAGCTCTCTAACGCCTCAGCAGCAACGATCGTGGTGCGTGTCGAACGGACCATTGCTCGGGGGGATGTCGTGACCGCCGCGCAAGCCTCTTCGCTGGCACTGTTTCGCGAACTCTTTCCGCAAGAGATGCTCGCCCCTGGTCAGCTGATGAGCGTGCAAACGATCACGATCCTAGCCGCAGCGATCGACAATCTGGATGAGCTCTTCGCCACGCTTGGAGACGCCGGAACCTTTGGGGTGATCGAGCGCCACTATCAGCTGCTCGATCAAGCCGCCCGACGCCATCGCGGGACGATTGTCAAATTCGCCCCCGACGCTGTGATCGCCAGCTTTGCCGATCCTGCCGGGGCACTTCGGGCTGCGATTGATACACTCGGCACGCTGCGTCACGAAGCCTCGCAACGGGCCGAGGAGTTGGGGAAACCGCCGATTCCCACGCGGCTGAAAATTGCCTTGCATCGTGGTCCAGCGCTCGTCACCACGCTGCAAGGACGACTCGACTACTTCGGTACCACCGAGCGCAGCGCAGCTATCTTGGCACAACGGGCTGCCGCTGGCGACTTGCTCGTTACCGATGCACTTTCGGGCGATGCTGCCTTGGCCGATGTAGTGGCCGAGCACCAGCTCGAAGTCGAACTCACTTCCCCTGGAGTTAAGCTCGATCGCATCTCCATCGTCGAGCGTTTGCAACTCCCCTCGAACTCGTCACTGGAGCAAGACCGATGAACACTGCCGCATCCTCGCTGCAGGTTTGGTACCTCCATAGCATTGGCGAAGCGAGTAGCATTGCGCGCCAGGTAACAATCACGCCACTGCCATTTCGCGTGGGACGAAGTTCCGACGCGCAGCTGTGGATTCCCTCGTCGAGCGTCTCCAAAATTCATGCCGAGTTTTTTGAACGCGATGGTCAGCTGTACTTGCGTGACCTGGGGAGCACCAACGGCACGTTTGTGAATGCCGAACGCATTCGTGGCGATGTAGCCGTGCAATCGGGCGATATCGTTCACTTTTCGACACTCGGATTTCAGATCGATTGCTGGGCAGGCAACTTGCTTGGCAACACGATTGAAGAAAACCCATTTCAAACGGCACTCGCCGCGGAAATCGACGAGCGACGTCGCGCGGAAGAGTTGCTCTGGAACAGTCAAGCACGCTGGCGAGCGGTATTCGACAACGCAGCCGATGGGATCATCACCCTCAACGAATCGCTGCAGGTGGAAACCTACAACACTGCTGCGCAGCGGCTGTTCGGCTACTCGTGCGAGCAGATCGTAGGACTACAGATCTCGCTCCTGATGCCAGGTGTGGAACTCGACAGCTCCAATGCCGCCGCTCCCCAAGCGGGCCGACGGATCGAGACACTCTGTCGCCGCAGCGATGGGAGCATGTTCCTTGCAGATGTGTCGCTCGGAACGGTTCCGCAAAGCAAGAGCCATGGCTATATCGCTATTATTCGCGACATTACCCGTCAGCGACGCGATCAACAAGAGCTCGAAGAAGCCAAGCGTGCAGCCGAGTCGGCCAGTCATGCGAAGGACGAATTTCTGGCCAACATGAGCCACGAGATTCGCACCCCCATTACGGCGATTCTGGGTTTCAGCGATCTCTTGATTCACGATCAACGACTGCAGAATGAATTTCCCAATTGGTTTGAGTCGGCGCAGACCGTCTATCGAAACGGCGAGCATTTGCTGTCGCTCATTAACGATGTGCTGGACCTTTCGAAGATCGAAGCGGGGCGTCTGCTGATTGAGTCGATTCGCTGCTCGCCCCTCGAAATCGTGCGCGACGTTTGTCAGCTGATGTCACTCAAAGCTTCGGAGAAAGACCTGACGCTCGACGTTTCCTTTCGCACCGATATTCCTGTGACAGCGGTCACCGATCCGACACGCATCAAGCAGGTGCTGATCAATCTGGTAGGGAATGCCGTGAAGTTTACGCCGCGCGGCAGTGTGCAAATCACGGTCGACATTCACAGCAGTGGTCACGCCACGATGCTGGCGGTGGAGGTGACCGATACCGGCATCGGCATGACCTCGGCGCAGATCGACCGACTCTTTCAGCCTTTCACGCAAGCCGATGCGTCGACCACGCGCCGCTTTGGTGGCACGGGGCTTGGCCTGGTGATTTCGAAACGGATTGTCGAAGCGCTCGGTGGTCAGGTTTCGGTGGTCAGTCAGAGTGGCGAAGGGAGCACGTTTCGCGTGCTGCTCCCGCTGATTGTGCCGACAGAGAGTGCGTGGTTAACGCCATCCGAAGCACTGACAGCACTTCGCGAGCCTCTCCCTCGCCCCCAGATTTCGGCTGGTCCGCAGCTGACGGGGCGGATCTTGGTAGCCGACGATGGAATCGATAATCAGCGACTCTTGCGGCAGATTCTGACGCGCGCGGGAGCCGATGTGACGGTGGCAGAGAATGGACTCGAAGCGGTTCGAGCATGGCAAGCGGCCAATTTGGCAGGGTGTCCGTTTGCACTGATTTTGATGGATATGCAGATGCCGGAACTGGATGGATACCAGGCGACCCGCAGATTGCGCGAGTTGGGGGCAACCATTCCGATCATAGCGCTCACTGCGCACGCCATGACTGGCGATCGCGACCTATGTTTACAGGCAGGGTGCGACGATTACCTGACCAAGCCGTTTGAACGCAAGCGTCTCCTCGAGACATTACGCAAACGACTTCTCGAAACACCCCTACTCTCGATAGATCCACATCACGATGGAACCCTCCGCACAAACGCGCCCTAAAGCGTCGTGTATTCCACTTGCCGTTGGCGAGAAGGCCAATTGGCTCCTGGTTGCTTGCTCGGCAGCGACCTCGGGGCTGGCTGGTTTCGAACTCGGCACGCGCCCACTTCGTATCGGACGTACGCCCGACATGGATGTTTGCTTGCCACTCGGCAGCATCTCCAAGCATCACGCCACCATCACCCCGCAATCGATGGGGCTGGTGATTCGTGATAACGGCAGCACCAATGGGACATTCCTCAACGGCGTGCGCGCGACCACCGATATGCTCCTGCGCGAAGGGGACATCGTGCAGTTTGCCAGTGAAGCGTTTCGACTGTCACGACCTTTGGCAACCTCGCCGATGCACACCGTGGAGACAATTTCTGGCAACTTGGCGATGACGCTAGTGCATTTTGATCGACTCCTGAACGAGCCCGCTGTGGTGCCGTTCTATCAGTCGATCGTCGACCTGGCGAGCGCCGAGACTCAGGCCTACGAAGTGCTGGCTCGCAGCAGCGTGCAAGGGCTCGAAACACCTCGCGCGATGTTCGAAGCGGCTGAACAACTGAGCCTCGAGCGGGAACTCTCCACCGTGATGCGCCGCGAAGGCTCGATCATTGGAAGCGGGATCAAAGGCTCGCCGATGCTGTTCCTCAACACGCATCCGATGGAGATGGCAGATCAAAAGCTAATCGATTCGCTCCATGATTTGCGACGCATGTTGCCTGTACAGCCACTCACGATCGAAATCCACGAACACGCCATCACAAGTCTCGATCAGCTGCGCCGTTTTCGGGCCGTGCTCGACGAACTCGATATGCGACTGGCTTACGACGACTTTGGTGTCGGACAAGCGCGGCTTGTGGAACTCAGCGAAGTGCCACCCGATGTGGTGAAGTTCGATATTCAGCTGATTCGCAATATCGATCGCGCCCCACCCAGCCGCCAGCGGACACTTTCGCAGCTAGTGAATCTGGTAAAAGATCTCGGTGTGAAAACCTTAGCCGAAGGTGTCGAAACCGACGCCGAACGCCTCACTTGCCTTGAGCTCGGATTCGAACTCGGGCAGGGCTTTTATTTCAGCCGCCCCGCGCCGGTTGCTTCGCTCGAGAGCAATCATTGAGATGAGCATAGGCCACGCGGACAAGCATCGACGTGGCTCAAGCAATCCTAGCGAGACTCTTCTTTGATCATGCGCATCAAATGCCCAACTTCGGTCTTGCTACCGACAATCAGCGGCGTGCGCTGATGCAGGCTGGTGGGCTCGATGTCGAGAATTCGGTCGGTCCCATTGGTTGCCATTCCACCCGCTTGTTCGGCAAGAAGAGCGACCGGATTTGCCTCATAGAGAAGTCGCAACTTCCCCTTGGGATGGGAGTTCGTTGGCGGATAGAGGAAGATCCCTCCTTTGAGCAGCGTCCGATGAAAATCGGCGACCAGCGAACCGATGTAGCGCGACGAGTAGGTCCGTCCGAGTGCTCCGCTGCGAGCTTGCATCAAGAACTTGCGATAAGCGAGTGGAAAGCCCTCAAAATTCGCTTCATTCACACTGTACTGGGTTCCTGCGTCGGGCATCGTCACCCGTTCGTGGCTGAGCAAATAGGCGCCGATCGAAGGATCGAGTGTAAACCCGAACACACCGTGGCCGGTCGTGTAAACCAGCATCGTCGAAGAGCCATACACCACATAGCCGGCGGCGACTTGCTTGTAGCCGGGCTGCAACACATCGGCGGTGGTATCGCGCGAGCAATCAGGATCGGGCTCACGACGAAGGACCGAAAAAATAGTCCCCACGCTCACGTTCACATCGATGTTGCTGGAGCCATCGAGCGGATCGAACACCACCACATAGCGGCCATGTGCCCGATCGCGTTCGACAACGATCGGATCATCGTTTTCTTCCGACGCCATGATCGCCACATTGCCGCGGTTGCCGAGAAACTGCAGTAGCGTTTGATTGGCAATCACGTCGAGCTTTTGAACCGTCTCCCCCTGCACATTCTGGCTATCGGTGGCTCCCAGCACGTCGGCCGAAATACCTGCGCGACGCACCTGCGCGGCGACAATCTTGGTGGCTAAAGTGATCCCCGACAGGAGCCACGAAAACTCACCACTCGCCTGAGGATGGTTGCGACGCTGTTCTTCCAGAATGTGCTGCTGAACGGTAAGGAGCTTGTGCATTGCAGTAGAGAGTTCCGAGACGTTTCGTAAGCATCATGCTTGCGACAAGCGAAGGGCCGATCGCGTGAGAGAGCACGAACGAGTCGCTATTTTACGCGCTCGAAGCACGCTCGGGGAGAGACCGCCCAAGATCGAGGGGGATCTTCCCAAAACTCGCGAAAACCTGAGAAAGAGCAGCGCAGAATCGCGTTAGACGTGGAGCCCTTCGATCGGCTCGGCGCTGTTAATGGCCCGGACCATATCCTGCGGCAAACCGGTTAAAAGACGCACTTTTCCCATATCGAGTACGGTGTGCATAATCGTGGCGATCAGGTTCGAGATGCCAATCGGATCGGTGGCAGGCTCACCAGCCGACTTGTCGCTTTGGCCAATCACTTGCCCCATTTGCAGGCCACCACCGGCGAGGAGCAGCGGCGCAAGGCCACCCCAGTGATCACGACCGCCGCCAGCATTCATGCGCGGAGTGCGCCCCATTTCACCAGTGGCGACGAGCAGGATTTTCTTATCGAGCCCGCGCTCTTTTAGATCGTCCATCAGCGCAGCCACTGCGTGGTCCATCGGTTGTCCGGCGTAACGCATGCCTTCGTCGACACCAGCATTGTTGGCGTCGGCATGAAAGTCCCACACGAAATTAGTAGTCACCGTCACAAATCGGCAACCTGACTCGCACAAACGACGCGCGAGAAGCAGCAACTTGCCGAGGCACTGCGAGTGATCGACATAGCGCGGGTGGTTGTTCCACTTCTTACTGATTTGGGAAGGTGCCACGAGTGGCGACGTGTCGTACATCGCGATCGTGCGGGGATCTTCATGCTTGAGATCGAACGCCTGCGCGACCCCACCGAGAATGGTGTCGAATGCTTGTTCGCGAAATCGATCGAGCCCTTCCCCCTGGTTCTCGAGCGAGCCTTTGAGTCGATCGAGTCCCGAGAGCAGATTGCGGCGATCGTCGAGTCGCGCCATCGGAAGTTCGAGCTGCATATCTTTTTGCAATTGACCGCCGCCACCAGGAACAAAGGGGACGAACCCTTGACCGAGCGAACCAGCGGCGTCGAACTTACCGAATTGATCGATGTTCGGCATCGCATTGGCATCGACCGCGCGAGGAAACAAGGCGCTCGTCGTCGGCATGCCCGACTTGGCATCGGTGGCTCCGAGAACACGTGCAATCACGCTGCCGAGATTCGCGCCGAGCGAGTGCTTGGAAACGACCGGCTTGATATCGTGGTTTCCGTCCCCGGTATGAAACGAGCGAACCACTGCCAAACGATCGGCGCGGGCGGCCAACTTTTCCATCGTGCTGCCGAAGGTTACACCGGGCAACTTCGTCGGAATCTCGCCAGTGACGCTCCGCACACCAGCGGGTGCCGACATTTTCGGATCGAACGTTTCCTGCTGAGGTGGCCCGCCGCTGCAGTGCAAAAAGATGACCGATTTACCGGTCGCCAGTCCCTCGGCCTGTGCAGCTCCCGCTCGCAAAAGATCGGGAAGCGACAGCCCCGCTAAAGCGAGCGAACCGATACGCAAAAATGCCCGGCGGCTGGGTCCGCGTCTTGGATCGACGAAGGAGAGCATCGCTATCTCCTGACAGGCAAGCACTTTAGGTGGGAACAATCGACGCTTGGCTGGAGCACCGTAGGGAACCAAAACCAGCCAGCGCATGGGAGGGATGTCAAAACTTATCGACTATCACTGATGCGTGCAAGCAATTTTTCTCGCCGTGGTCGATCCGATCAGGCAATCATCTTCTCCACAATTTCGCCATGCACGTCGGTCAGGCGGAAGTCGCGTCCTTGGAAACGGAAGGTCAGTTTTTTGTGATCGAGTCCGAGCAAGTGGAGCAGCGTGGCGTGTAGGTCGTGAACATGCACTTTGTCTTCGACAGCGTAATAGCCAATCTCGTCGGTCCTGCCGATGGAGACGCCGGGTTTCGTGCCACCACCAGCCAGCCACATGGTGAAGCTCTCGACGTGGTGATCGCGCCCGACGAAGTCGCGCGGCTCTCCTTGAGGTGTGCGTCCGAACTCGCCCCCCCAAACCACAATCGTGTCTTCGAGCAGCCCACGCTGTTTGAGATCTTGCACCAGCGCCGCGGCACCTTGATCGGTCTCTTGGCAGATTTTGTCGAGCGAAACACCTAGCTCGGTCCCACGATTGCCGTGATGGTCCCAGTCGGTGTGATACAGCTGAACGAATCGCACTCCGCGTTCGATTAGGCGGCGTGCAAGCAAGCAGTTGGTGGCAAACGACGGCTTGCCGGGCTCACAGCCGTAGAGTTTCATCGTCTCGGCGGTCTCTTGCGAAAGATCCATCAACTCCGGCGCGGAGGCTTGCATCCGAAACGCCATTTCATAGCTGGCAATGCGCGTTGCAATTTCAGGATCGCCCGTGGCATCCATGCGAAACTTGTTCATCTGCGCGACTGAGGAAGTGAATCGCTGCTGCGCTTCGTTATCGATCCCCTCAGGATTGCTGAGATTCAAAATCGGCTGTCCGCTGCTTCGGAGTGGTACGCCTTGGTACGTCGTCGGCAAGAAACCGCTACCCCAGTTCGGCGCACCACCACGGGGTCCGCGTGGCCCCGACTGCAGCACCACGAAACCTGGTAGATCGGTCGACTCACTACCGATGCCATAGGTGAGCCAGGCTCCCATACTCGGACGACCAAACAGCGGCGAACCGGTGTTCATGAAAAACTTGGCGGGACCATGGTTGAACACGTCGGTCTTCACCGCGCGGAGCATGCAGATATCGTCGACGATCTTCGACAAATGGGGCAAGCATTCCGAGACCGTTTGTCCACTCTCGCCATGCTGCGCGAATTTGCGTTTTGTGCCGAGTAGTTTCGCTTCTCCTTTGATGAAGGCGAAGCGTTTGTTCGACACAAACGAAGGCGGAATCACCTGACCATCGAGTTCCTGTAGTTTGGGCTTGGAGTCAAAAAGTTCGAGCTGACTCGGTCCACCTGCCATGAACAGGAAAATGACGTTCTTGGCTTTCGCGGGAAAATGCGTCGGCTTGACCGCCAAGGGATTGACCGCAGTCGGGCCGGGATTTTCAGCAGCGAAACCGTCCCTCGCAAGGAGCGAACCTGCGGCGATGCCGCCGAGCCCCAACTGGCAATCGCGCAGGAAGTGACGTCGCGCCACCAGTCGCGCGATCTGCTGCTCGGGAGTTAGCGGGGTCATCATCGGAAGGTTCCTGAGAGCGCTATTCGCGGGTGATCGTTTCATCGAGGTTCAGCAGAACGCGGCAGAGCCGTACCCAAGGGACAAACTCGCCAGCGGTTCGATCCTGCAGCTTCAGAGGCGTGGCTGGGAGATGCTTGCTGGCAGGCTCCTGTTGCTTGGGAGCGATCGCTTCACGCTCGGCATGGAGGACCGCGAGAAGCGCCGCCTGTTCATCGCTGGTTGGCTCGCGAGAGGTGGCGAGGACAAAAGCATATGCTGCGCGAGTTGCATCGTCGGCTGCTGTCGATTCGGCAAGGACTCGATCTGCCATCGCCACCGCACACTCGAAGAACGCCGCATCGTTAGCCAGCGTGAGGGACTGAAGTGGCGTGTTGCTACGCAAGCGGCGTGTGCAGGAGGTGTTTGCGCCAGGTGCGTCGAAGACCATCAGCGAAGGATCGGGAGCACTGCGCCAGAAGAAGGTATACATGCCGCGACGGAAACGCTGATCGTCTTTCGCGACCACCCAATTCTTGCGGTTTTGGGTAAAGGCATACACGCCGTCGGGCTGCGGAGGAAAGACACTGGGACCGCCCAGCTCGTTTGTGATCAGTCCGCTGGTTGCCAGAGCGACGTCGCGCACGATTTCAGCATCGAGACGCAAACGTGACTGTCGCTCGAGAAGAATGTTTTGCGGATCAATCGTCGCTAAATCACTGCGGACACTCGACGACTGCTGATAAACCGCACTCGTCACCATCAGGCGATGCATCGCTTTCACGTTCCACTTTTGCTCGAGGAACTCGGCTGCGAGCCACTCGAGTAGCGCGGGATGCGAAGGCTTGGTCCCCTGCACACCAAAATCATCTTCCGTTTCCACAATGCCCCGTCCAAAGAACTTCTGCCAGTCGCGGCTCATCACCACGCGCGGTGTCAGAGGCTGATCGGCAGCCACCAACCATTTCGCGAGATCGAGTCGTCCACCTTCGCCGGTCGTCGTCGCGAGAGGTGGAAGCACGGCGGGTGATTTCCCCGTGACTTGAGGCCCTGGATCGAGAAAATCTCCCCGCTTGTGGACGAACGTTTCGCGTGGCTTGGGGCGTTCTTTCACCACCAGCGTTGTTTCAATTTTGGGGACCTGCGCTTCGAGCTTGGCAATCTCGTCGAGCAGTGGAAACTGCTCACGCGTTTCTTTCATCTTGGCGAAGTGACTAACGATATCTTGCTTCATCTTCGGGCTGCGATTCTCGGGCTTTTGCTCGAGGGCGACACGCACCGCTTGCGGCAGCTTATCGCGATCGTCTCCCAGAGAGGCTTCCCAGGCTTCACGCGCAAGGCGAATCGCTTCTTCGTTCTCCTTGAGCCCTTTTTTGAGCTTAGCGATTTGCTGATTCAGTTCGTCGCGGCGCGAGAGATCGCCGCGCATCACCTCCATCATGGAGGGGGCTTCAATAGCGGGCTCATCGCAATTGTTGAGCATCGCAAAAAACTGATAGAACTCGGCCTGCGTAATGGGGTCGTATTTGTGCGTGTGGCAGCGAGCACAGCCGAGCGTAAGCCCCAGGAATACCGATCCGACGGTCGACACACGATCGGCTACTGCTTCCACGCGGAACTGCTCGGGATCGGTTCCACCTTCTTCATTGGTCAGCGTGTTGCGATGAAATCCAGTTGCCACCTGCTGCTCGAGTGTGGCCGCAGGGAGCATGTCCCCCGCAATCTGCTCAATCGTGAACTGATCGAAAGGCATCCCTCGGTTGATGGCACCGATTACCCATTCGCGATACTTCCAGATGTTTCGCGCGGAGTCGATGGTGTAGCCGTTGCTGTCGGCGTAGCGCGCTAGATCGAGCCAATGGCGGCCCCAGCGTTCGCCATAAGCGGGTGAAGCCAAGAGTCGATCGACCACTTTCTCATAGGCATCGGGAGACTCGTCGGCCAGGAACGACTGAATTTCTGCGGGGGTTGGAGGGAGCCCCACGAGGTCGAGATAGACGCGGCGGAGCAACTGGGTTTTGTCGGCGACTGACGATGGCGCAATCCCCTGCTCTTCGAGACGCGCGAGGATAAAGTAGTCGATGGGCGTTTGGGGCCACGAGCTGTTTCGGACTGCTGGCAGCGGTGGACGTTGGATTGGCTGAAACGACCAATGATCGGCCCCAGCGACCCGGGCGATTTTCTCGTCGGGCAACTTTGCCCCCGCATCGATCCAGGTGGCGAGCAGTTTGATCTGCGTTTCGCTGAGAGGGTCCCCTTCGGTCGGCATTTGCGAAATCGTATCGCTTGTGCCACGAACGGCGTGCAGCAGCAAGCTCTTTTCGCTGGCACCTGCGATCAATACTGGTCCGCTATCGCCCCCCGCCAAGATTCCAGGCGATGCATCGAGTCGCAGACCGTTTTCCTGTTTCTTTTCGCCATGACACGCCACACAATGCTTAGCGAAGATCGGCTTAATCTCGGTGAGATAGTCGGGAGCAGGCGAGCTGGTTTCGGCGCGGAGAAAGGCCGGGCGAGCGGCAAACGCGATCGCGAAAACTGTCGCTAGGAAATAGACGAACCGTCGCATCGGCGGGGATACTCGCAAGGGTGAGAGAGTTGCGAAATCGGGCGGGCTGGATCCTTGAGTATCGACTCCTCGTGGAGCCATCGCAAGCGAAATTAGCCCCTAACCGCTGGTGTCTGCTAGGGTCCAGTCCGCCGAGTGACTTTGCGGCGGTGAAATCCCCCTAACCAACTGCGTCTTCGACAATCTGGCCCAATTACTGGTCCTCCGTTCATCTGGCGACTACGTTAGAAGTTGGCCCCATCTCCCAGCTAGAGGAAAACGAGGCTTTCCTCGCAAGGTCGCCTCGCTCTAGAATTAAGAGCTACCCACCAGCCTCTTGCATTTTGCACTTCCCGCCCCATCGCTCC
This window of the Pirellula staleyi DSM 6068 genome carries:
- a CDS encoding ATP-binding protein; the protein is MNTAASSLQVWYLHSIGEASSIARQVTITPLPFRVGRSSDAQLWIPSSSVSKIHAEFFERDGQLYLRDLGSTNGTFVNAERIRGDVAVQSGDIVHFSTLGFQIDCWAGNLLGNTIEENPFQTALAAEIDERRRAEELLWNSQARWRAVFDNAADGIITLNESLQVETYNTAAQRLFGYSCEQIVGLQISLLMPGVELDSSNAAAPQAGRRIETLCRRSDGSMFLADVSLGTVPQSKSHGYIAIIRDITRQRRDQQELEEAKRAAESASHAKDEFLANMSHEIRTPITAILGFSDLLIHDQRLQNEFPNWFESAQTVYRNGEHLLSLINDVLDLSKIEAGRLLIESIRCSPLEIVRDVCQLMSLKASEKDLTLDVSFRTDIPVTAVTDPTRIKQVLINLVGNAVKFTPRGSVQITVDIHSSGHATMLAVEVTDTGIGMTSAQIDRLFQPFTQADASTTRRFGGTGLGLVISKRIVEALGGQVSVVSQSGEGSTFRVLLPLIVPTESAWLTPSEALTALREPLPRPQISAGPQLTGRILVADDGIDNQRLLRQILTRAGADVTVAENGLEAVRAWQAANLAGCPFALILMDMQMPELDGYQATRRLRELGATIPIIALTAHAMTGDRDLCLQAGCDDYLTKPFERKRLLETLRKRLLETPLLSIDPHHDGTLRTNAP
- a CDS encoding protein kinase, yielding MSLIARGSTSSGLYPTSAEGPIVGRYHILGCLSTTADGVAYHAIDVADSMPVELRVLTSHREDSARRRELFARYRLLSLASSPSIRPLLACEEHAVPPLLAIAFPRATPLTEYDATTQTFDARLRLARSLVAALLQAHRVGLVHGGIQPSAIQVTQQGYASLDFTGWGLTLEEQQSADAARDLTATIAIVRWLLDSDLSVLPQLAEYLTDFERSHAPSEFAVVELLAALDGNAIPTAETDFSKTGEVSIELFAPPDGMHPARELAPDKTAEVPIAPMAGSGAESLLANLPDATHHQPVFGNAAAGDGGLLNAGETYVIDTWSSQAPVASRHRTAEITVGTTLGRYQIESRLGEGGMGVVYKAIDQSSGQVVALKVLHPTLVGRGNSLKRFRKEARMLAAVNNPLVTNLYEANEDQGLHFLAMEFIDGIDLKKVLGRLNRLPESLALKVVADVARALADAHEKGIVHRDIKPENILVLDGEALLAEDLAATSDPTQTLVLEPTQFPERLKIKLSDFGIARQVNQSESLAATQAGAILGTPYYMAPEQCQGKGEIVPPTDIYALGCTLFELLAGRPPFLAEDAMKIASMHCFEAPPALRKINPEVSEQTQRLVERCLAKKPADRFADAAHFLTELDQLRGSESRNFQLHPVLPRHDPGQLFRADFSWDLQSTAAELWPLVSNTERLNRAMGLPSVVYRTEHDPERGTRKFGSFRLAGMTISWEEHPFEWVEGRRMGILREFTQGPFKWFLSTVELTPLPEGGTRLDHRIRIEPRNFIGWAVANMEVKWKGQGNLDRVYRRIDQTLLDRPSGRDLADPFESPQPLSRTSLKRLEDRAQLLIARGVRREVADLLEKFLREASAQEVAKIRPLTLANRLDLDPSELTEALLHAAAEGLVTLHWDVLCPTCRVPSDACDTLREIEKHNRCEACNLNFELDLASSVELVFRVHPEIRAADTGMYCIGGPEHSPHVAAQVRLEAGERMELQLALEEGEYLIRTPQMRQQVKLRVRAVGPGRSAVEFSPTMDDRRELQLRAVNQLLELSNASAATIVVRVERTIARGDVVTAAQASSLALFRELFPQEMLAPGQLMSVQTITILAAAIDNLDELFATLGDAGTFGVIERHYQLLDQAARRHRGTIVKFAPDAVIASFADPAGALRAAIDTLGTLRHEASQRAEELGKPPIPTRLKIALHRGPALVTTLQGRLDYFGTTERSAAILAQRAAAGDLLVTDALSGDAALADVVAEHQLEVELTSPGVKLDRISIVERLQLPSNSSLEQDR
- the fbp gene encoding class 1 fructose-bisphosphatase, translated to MHKLLTVQQHILEEQRRNHPQASGEFSWLLSGITLATKIVAAQVRRAGISADVLGATDSQNVQGETVQKLDVIANQTLLQFLGNRGNVAIMASEENDDPIVVERDRAHGRYVVVFDPLDGSSNIDVNVSVGTIFSVLRREPDPDCSRDTTADVLQPGYKQVAAGYVVYGSSTMLVYTTGHGVFGFTLDPSIGAYLLSHERVTMPDAGTQYSVNEANFEGFPLAYRKFLMQARSGALGRTYSSRYIGSLVADFHRTLLKGGIFLYPPTNSHPKGKLRLLYEANPVALLAEQAGGMATNGTDRILDIEPTSLHQRTPLIVGSKTEVGHLMRMIKEESR
- a CDS encoding EAL domain-containing protein; this translates as MEPSAQTRPKASCIPLAVGEKANWLLVACSAATSGLAGFELGTRPLRIGRTPDMDVCLPLGSISKHHATITPQSMGLVIRDNGSTNGTFLNGVRATTDMLLREGDIVQFASEAFRLSRPLATSPMHTVETISGNLAMTLVHFDRLLNEPAVVPFYQSIVDLASAETQAYEVLARSSVQGLETPRAMFEAAEQLSLERELSTVMRREGSIIGSGIKGSPMLFLNTHPMEMADQKLIDSLHDLRRMLPVQPLTIEIHEHAITSLDQLRRFRAVLDELDMRLAYDDFGVGQARLVELSEVPPDVVKFDIQLIRNIDRAPPSRQRTLSQLVNLVKDLGVKTLAEGVETDAERLTCLELGFELGQGFYFSRPAPVASLESNH